The following proteins are encoded in a genomic region of Chlamydiota bacterium:
- a CDS encoding tetrahydromethanopterin S-methyltransferase subunit A, with protein MTDPHKAEPSPEYPPEEGCYLRGNDYSPVAVCVILNRRREETPPDYEMLVRTAVESGAALAGTLQTENIGLEKVILNITANPNIRYLVQLGPESPGHLTGAAVAALLKNGVDARKRIIGSESPTPYLFNIPMEHIERFREQVTLIDFLNEGGADLVRGAVQACYQEEPTGFRGYRLFDPGALRKPPLTGRISWRVTHPEKEPRTGEERAQMRKGRAMVEWVRERMAEKKRREGG; from the coding sequence ATGACTGATCCGCACAAGGCCGAGCCGTCGCCGGAGTACCCGCCCGAGGAGGGGTGCTACCTCCGCGGGAACGACTATTCCCCCGTCGCCGTCTGCGTCATCCTCAACCGCAGGCGGGAGGAGACGCCCCCCGACTACGAGATGCTCGTGCGCACGGCGGTCGAGTCGGGCGCCGCCCTCGCCGGGACGCTCCAGACGGAGAACATCGGCCTCGAGAAGGTCATCCTCAATATCACGGCGAACCCGAACATCCGCTACCTCGTCCAGCTCGGCCCCGAGTCCCCGGGGCACCTGACGGGCGCGGCGGTCGCCGCCCTCCTGAAAAACGGCGTGGACGCGCGGAAGCGGATCATCGGCTCGGAATCGCCCACCCCCTACCTCTTCAACATCCCGATGGAGCATATCGAGCGGTTCCGGGAGCAGGTGACGCTCATCGACTTCCTGAACGAGGGCGGCGCGGACCTCGTCAGGGGCGCGGTGCAGGCCTGCTACCAGGAGGAGCCGACGGGGTTCCGGGGCTATCGCCTCTTCGACCCGGGGGCGCTGCGGAAGCCGCCGCTCACGGGCAGGATCAGCTGGCGCGTCACGCATCCGGAAAAGGAGCCCAGGACCGGGGAGGAGCGGGCGCAGATGCGGAAGGGCCGCGCGATGGTCGAGTGGGTGCGGGAGCGGATGGCGGAGAAGAAGCGGCGGGAGGGAGGATGA